DNA from Thunnus thynnus chromosome 2, fThuThy2.1, whole genome shotgun sequence:
TGGGAAAAGAGAAGGTACTTCTGAGCCTCCCTTCACAGCATCTTGTTGGTAAGTCTGACATCTTAATACTTGTTCCGGCACCACCTAGATATCCATTTCAAACTGTGCATCCTcaccttaaaaaacaaacaaatacacatatttcaCAAACAGAACCGTAGAAACCCACACAATCAGGATTAATTCTTACCTGTCTCATAAAATAGTGTATTTCTGTGTCAGGAAGACATTCATGTCTGTCAATACCTgctaaaatattgtttaaatgcTTTAAGATGCTGATGAATAAGTTTGCTGCAGTATTATCTCTTATCTTAAGTATTATTAGAGTTATCTGATTTGAAAGGCCATCAAATGTTTATGCCTtttgaaaacaaagaacagaaatataaatatgttttaaatttatacatttatggTCTTGTGTAAGTACTCAGTCAatccatttaaaaataaaaatgaaaggaaatatgAACGAGAAAACATATCAGGTTCACTTCCTCATTCTCTGAATTGTTgcccatgttttgttttgttttcagagaTTAAAACAGGTCAAGTGTTCTGCTTATCGATGGCTGTTTCCCTAGTAGGAGAAACAACCGAGCTTTGTAGGAGCAGTTAAGAATGGAGAAGTCATCTTCTTGTGCTACAACGAAGCTTCTTtgaacaacatgaaaaacattaacTTCTCCTTTTGAGCAAAACCACGGCCTCCATGACAAGTAAAACTGATGTCTGCAGGACAGTACGTCGCTCGCTATCAGTTGGTTAGgataaaaatcatttattaCTCCTCCTAACCAGAAATATGGACATCATGGCTGACAGGAATATGTTGAACAATACAGTGAAACAATATGGCAATTTAGTCTCATTATCAGGCCTCCTTGCATTCTGTGTCTAAAACTACAAACTGGATACCATTATCCATGAAAGACTGAATTGCAgcaatgcaaaaatattttgatgacCTAATGGCTACTACTGATACACTTGACATAACCAGGGTGCGATTTACTGGAGGGGAAGTTGAGGATTTCCCCCCATCTGGTCTGCTTCTGCCTGAGTCTGGTctgagttatttttaaaaaaaacgtatCCCCCTCATAGTGATTTATGCTGCTTTACCCAGAGACCatataaatatctaaaataaaaatagcctatttaaaaaaatctaaggGCTGCAACGCGTTCAGACATGTGTAATGTTTGTCTGAACTGTGAACATACCAGTGTCGTTGCTATCAGGTGcggtgatgttgttgttgttgttcagtaaTTCTCCTTTACGAGCCTTCTCAATGGTGTCTTTGGACGGAGGACTGGTCACCCCTGGAATGTCAGGCAGACCTCGTGGAGGAGTCTTGGCCACTGGAGAGCTGCGACACCCCAGCAGGAACTTTCGGTCATAGATGATCCTGGTACCTGATGtgtgaagagacagaaaaagaggacGATGACCATCAGAACTAAGGTTTGGGTACTGATAGAGAACAAGTCAGTTTACACAATACACTAAAATCTGAATAGTTTTTAAGCATAttccaaaatgctctgctgtatCATAGCAAAAgtgaagatttttttcattcaactaAATAAGTCAAACCTCTCAAATGTGGAATGTAGAGTAGACACGAGCAGTCGTACAAATACTTTGCGTAATGAAACAGTCTAAAATCTGCAAAACTTCTGATTTACATCAgaatatatatgaataaaataaaggctaaacaagactaaaagtctgACAAGATTCGAAGGCCAACTTTGGATACTTGCTATCTGTTCGATACTCGGTGCCACAGACCCATTTGAGTGGGTAACAAAATTGTTGTCTGTACAGCCCTGGTGATAACAGGACTAAATAGAGTCTAAGAATGGGCCAAACATAGCTCTTCTCATTTAGAATAAgttttttactatatttacagtatttcacatttcatattgtaattttttatttatatagttatCCACTGTCTTTTGTGGCAGTggtatttttctctttaaattctagtttttgactgttatgcactACAACATACTAAGgcattccttgtatgtgtaaacctACTTAGCAagaaacctgtttctgattctgataaaaaacacatataacCAAAGCTAAAATATTAGCAACAGAAAGTAAAATTAAACTGTCACAAGCTATTACTAAATAGGAACTAATAGCTCAGTATTTAACATAAATCAAAATCATGTTAATAATGAATGTGTTGCCAAATGCCAATTATAGCACAAGTTTAACTGAACTGCATCAAAAGACTGACATGACAGTTTTGACAAGGATTCCTTTTTGGGTGTAACCATAGACTGAATGTGGGTCTAATAGGGTTTGTACATCAGCTGCGCAtgcaaacataaatacacacatatacacaaccatgtttccatcacttcagaggaaattactacattgacttacatttaTTTCCTAGAAACATAGCctgtgtgtaaacagatttaagtccccacaacatgaggaacaCCTGGCCCACACCATAGACTGTTTATTAAGTATTTTAtaagactgtatataaatatttatacacacacaccatacagaGGAGGGGTACCACATGAAGGAGTTCAGATCGTGTTTCATATAAAATGTCCCTTACAAACAAACCTTTACAAAAATTAACCACAAATTAAAcatatatctttaaaaaaaatattattaaaataacacagaaaGCACCAATCACAGCTtatttgtcagtgacttgtggTCGCCAGCAGTAGGTGTCGCTACTGTTCTCATAaatccagtggtggaagaagtattcagatcctttacttaagtagaagtaccaatacaacaatgtaaaaatacttcattacaagttaaagtcctgcacaaaaaatcttaaataaaagtacataagtattagcagcttgatgtagttaaagctggaggtggagctagtttcaactactttatatacagttaattaGTTTAGTGCAGtgggttcccaacctaggggtcgggcccctctaaagggtcatcagataaatctgaggggtcataaCATGATTAATGGGcgacaaaagaagaaaaaacaaagttctgataaacaaatctgttttcagtttgtggacttttcctctaatctttgatttttggtgaaatattggatcatttgaacatttactgaaatgaaaccatgtgagaagtttagagggaaaaatcactatttggtggagctgttaacaactcagacatctgaaatgtaaccccgactacacactgctttttgtaagatgtcaaaagccaaaaaggttggaaaccactagtttaatctttaacaatgtgttgtattttaaaaggttgttatattatccattgtgtcaaatattAATccgaaaagtaactaaagctgtcaaatacatgtagtggagtagaaagtacaatatttacctctgaaatgtagtggagtggaaatataaagtagcatcaaacgGAAATACTAAAGTAATGTACAAGTACCTCacaattgtacttaagtacagtactcgagtaaatgtactttgttattttccaccactgcataaATCAGCTGATCCAGCCCACCATCATAAAACCCCAAACCGCATCTCAATTAATAGGAAAGCACCTCAGTAACGAGAGAATCTAATAATACCTACATGCGGTGGATCACAGCTTATGTTTATgtctgcagtcagtcagtgtttatTTCTCCTGTCTCaccaaccaaacacacacatgctagtTAGCGTTAGCAGCTAACTTCAGCTAGCAGCTGTTTGTGCAGCGGCGTTTGACAGCAGCCGACCTCATGGAGTTAGCATGAAAACTCTCCCCACTTACTGACAATACAGATGCTTGCTAGACAAGAgtataaaacacatacagtcGTGGGTAAGTCTTCGCcacacacatgtaaatacaacacaaacaacggTACGTACCACCCGGGGTAGTGCTGAACAGAGTCCCCCCGGGAGTAGTGGAGTAGTCGTGGGGCATGTGCTCCGCGTCGCTGATGGTCACCCTCTTGGTCGACGGGATGGCCTTGGCAGTGGTCTTCTGGCAGTCAGTGGACATCTTCTCTCAAGTAAAATAAACTATATCTAGCTaactaaataaacaagaaaCAGGCAGAAAgtcctgtttgttttcctcctcttttacaaaacaacaaagccACACCGCGCCTGCTTCAGATAATGCCTTGGCAGAAGAGAATGGCTcagataaataaacataaataccTCTTTTTCATAAGTGCAAATGATGAAAGGTAGTATCTAAATGTGTCATATTACAACatgcactctcacacacacacacacacaaagtgtcCAGGTTCTTTGTTAAAAGGACCTGAGCACACGTTCCTCCACTTCCACTCAGCctcaacatgcacacaaaacaacacatagacagacgcacagacagacagacaggctgcaGGGAAAAATACTCCAGAGTTGGGCAAAGTGAAGTTTTTCCGCCCCCTACTGGCAGGTACAGCTTGTGCACATTCTGCACACAGTTACATAAACATAGAAGGATCAATTAAACTTTAAACCACCAGTTTAAGTATAGCCTAAACCTCTTGCAAACACATGCAAtggctgtttgttttatagaaatgcattttgataattTCAATTGATTCATGAATAGTTAAAATGGACACGTATAACCATTTTTGTAGCCAAACAGGGTCTAGCCACTTGTGCATCAGAgcatttatatatttgtctatttatatgtatgttttggAAGAGTAGCTCAGCTTGAAACTTTTGCTACTTTTTTGCCTTTAAATTGCTCAGTGGTAATGTAGATGAGAAGGCCCAGGTAAATCCAgcatgtctgcatgtttttaaaGCATTGTGTTCAAAGATATGGCATGAGCAGTGGCTCGGTGTGGGTGGATGTGGGTATCTCACACAAAAGCATACACGCCATACACAaagacatttcatttctttattaattttgtaaatgttgaGCTGGTGTACAGAGTAAATTGTCAATAGATGTCCTCGGATTTGATTGGATTAAAAGGCTTTtacatgtatattttaaattcatgtttGACTCtccataacaataaaaaaagcaaacaaaacaagttaaaaTACCCACAAGACCCCTATTTATCCCCAGGTTGCAGGCATTACCCAGAACTCAACAGTCTCTTGGTAGCTACAGCTGTATGATGCTAAAAGTACATCCATAACATAACTAGAATCCCAGTTGACAAGTAAGGGTGCATAGCATTctaagtaaatatatatatatatattttcatatatttcatatatatatagccttttatgttaaaaacattttctgtgcatgtgtgcagttgCATTCCTTAGTATTGAGTAATATGCTATTGCGTTAATAATGTCTTCAATCCATTCTAAAAGGAATATACATGTGTTCTCTAGTTTTTGCAACAgttaatatttttgcatgaacTTGGTGCATGGCATCATCTCAGTAGTCCCTCAGTGCAGGGCTTtccattattcatttttctgcCGTGACCACTCCTCCCTCTGCGACTCCTCCGTTCAATCCACATTCAAACTGTCACCACGTGGAAGCCTTAGAATCGGCTCAGTCTTATATTTGGTAAGGGGGCAGAAGTAGATCAGGGGGTGGGCTGTGTTGAGGAAAAATGCTTGTCATCTTGAAAGACTAGCCATCCGAGCCACCAAGCCTCCCCCACAATTTTCATCTAACTTTGCTTCTCCCCCCCACTTATTGTCTTTTCATCagacccctccctccccctccccctcgcTCCATCCCTGACATCAGCAGTGGATTTATAAATGTCCCCTGCTTCAGAAACAAATCCAAGCATACCATAATTATGAGCCCTTAGAGAGCAAACCGTATGCTATGACATAAGGGGTGAGACACCGTTACACTGCTGTGTACTCTGTGTGCTCATTATTGACATCTGACTTATTGTggttgttgaaaaaaaacaacaaaatagaaataatatttGATGAAGGGATAATcgttaaaatgtgaaaaacccATCTGAGGCTTCGCTCTTTAAATCTCTCCTCTTACATgatttgcatgtatgtttgtaATGAAATGAGAATGAAGTCATATGTTTAATGATCATCAGCAGATATTGAGCTGAAACAACAGAGTGTATACCCTATCATCTACTATAGTTACAGAGCCAACACATATGACTACTTTATAACAAGAATTACAGTATACCAAGACTTTACATTCATCATCTCTGGCTGGAAAGCCGTACTAAACAAAAACTTAATGTATGGGTGCTTATTGCAACGTTTTCGTGACTTACAAATGTTACTATAATAAAGCCTTCAATGTCTAACATAAGGTTTGAAATAAATGCATGTAGATAATTGATATAATGTGAGATGGCACGCTTATTGAGGtaaatcaacttttaaaaatatgtgaattaGAGTTACACGTATAATCTGAGAGCCTCTGCTCTTTGTCCATTTGCAATATTACTTCCTGTGATATTATCACAACTTCAATGTCCCATTATCCAGGACTTAATATGTGATATTAAAATCACacccacaccaacacacacacacacaaacacacacacacacacacacacatgcgtgcatACAGTAGGATTTCTTTCAAGGTGCATATGAATGTCATTAAGGTTTAAAAACTATGACTTAACACACCTCCATTCCCTGATGagtaacaaaaacagacactggGCACTTTGCAGATCATGGGATGGCTGGTATGTAGTCATACCAATGTTTGCCCAGTCTtactgtaaaaactgtaaatctgTAAAACGACATTAAAACATAATAGCTTTCTTTTCTAAAGCGGCAAAGTGATAAAATGTTGGATACTAATGTACTGACATCATTTCTGAGTGGAGTGAGAAGTAGCCTAAAGCTGTGATAAACAGACTGAAAGCCCGAGTTTAGGAAGAACATGAACTATGATCCTAAAAGTCTTTCTCTAGCTcttgctgtcacacacacacccacacacacacacacacacacacacacacacacacactcaaacaatcCTTTCCTTTTGTAAGCAGTTATTGCTTCTTCTCAAGTACAGTTAAGACagtaaaatcatgaaaaaagtaaaaacgaGAGACACACTTCGGGAAGGGTCACACTCACAGTTGCGGGTCAGTATTACAGTTTCTCATCACAGTGAttggtgactgactgactga
Protein-coding regions in this window:
- the LOC137197190 gene encoding eukaryotic translation initiation factor 4E-binding protein 1-like, with translation MSTDCQKTTAKAIPSTKRVTISDAEHMPHDYSTTPGGTLFSTTPGGTRIIYDRKFLLGCRSSPVAKTPPRGLPDIPGVTSPPSKDTIEKARKGELLNNNNNITAPDSNDTGEDAQFEMDI